Below is a window of Bactrocera tryoni isolate S06 unplaced genomic scaffold, CSIRO_BtryS06_freeze2 scaffold_7, whole genome shotgun sequence DNA.
ACAAGAATCGCCCGCTCAAAGTAGCACCGACACCAAACCAATAAATCGGCAACGACAACGAAGAGAACTAATAAGTTATGAAAGCTTACCTTCAGACTACGACGTCACTCCTTCAACATCGAAGCCTTTGCCTAAACCAGAGATgggcaaatgaaatgtatggatgtattGGTAACCGCGAGCGTAAAGTGGCTACCAGCGTTTAAAAAACTGCGGCAAGTTTCAGTTTATATGATTTTGCTTCTGCTACTGCTTctgaaaaaatcagaagtcgCAGTCGAAGCATAGACAAAAATCAAACAGTTACGAAAATCACAAATCAGCATAAGTCGCCGTTAttcgtttttctgctttctgctttGCTGTAGCTTTCGATTGTATACATAAGTTGCCGCAGCAGCTATCGACAACTTTTGACAGTCGTCGGCAGTCACAGTCGCGAAAAACGAGGCATTCGacttattgttgcttttgatttttgtcgctGTTGCTTTCGATCAGCAGCGTAAGTCGAAAAAAGCAAGAAGCGTCCGATTCGTGGAAGTCACCGGCAGTCGCCGTCTTGTTCTTTTTGCTCTTTTGCTTTTACTTGCAATTAGAAGTTCTTTCGGAAGTCGTCAGCAGTCGAAGCCTCAAAAAACGAGGCATTCGacttattgttgcttttgatttttgattttgacgCTGCTGCTTTCAATTAGAAGCATAAGTAAAATAAGCAGTTGAGAAAAgaagtacatacaaatgtatatttttataaaaacttcaatGATTAaacgtgtatgtacatatgtatattaaaaaaaacattataattttaaattattcatcttcatcttcaaaAAGAGGCAAGGTGTCGATGGCATGGTCCAAAAAACTGGGATTTAGTTTGACCAATAATATGTTCTCAAGAACATCCTGGCTTAAGCGGTTGCGGTAGTCAGTAAGCACCAGTCTGAGCGCGGAGAATGCTCGTTCGATTGATACCTgttataaaataatcaaaagaatAAAAATGCTTCAATTAATTACGTCATTCGCATTTTACCTGAGTTGGTGGTACAGCATAACAAACATTACTTATGGCGTATAACTCCTGATCTGTGTACTGCTTTTCCTTCCAGTAAGTTAATACGTCAGTGTCAAGCCTTTGATATGGAAGCTGGagattttcaattttggaaTAAACATCCATAGTACTGTTTCCTTCCGTTTGAACCCCTTGCGATAGGTATGCCTCCAACAATGCGTCTTcttcatcaaaaaaataattttccatttgaGTTTTGGAGGAGTTCGGAGTTGTGCACATATTGCCAGTAGGGTTTAAACTACATAGTCTGTCCCAAATGTATTTCAAATGAATGATTGcatcatttttttgttgcaaggACAATATATGCTGAAACCGGGGATCCAAAAACAAgcacgaaattaaaaatttgttttttaacaatatttcggTTCGTTTTTCTATAGAACTTATAATTTGATTTCCAATCGTTTTTGTTAATTGCTGACTTGATTCTCTTACTATTTTCTCCGTAGATATTTTCAGCTTAAGCCATTGGGCGTAGAAATTACTGTAATGCAATTGTTcctcttgaaatttttttattgttttttgcaaGGGGCTAAACACTTTGCAATAAGTCTCAATAAATTCCCAAAACGATGAATCTATATCAAAATTTTCTTCcggtgttttgtttttattggattcaATTTTGCTTAAAATGTCTTTCGCTTCTATCAAGTTTTCTAACATTGTAAAGGTAGATCCCCATCTGGTTGGACAATCAAGTTGtggcattttcaattttttcagttCAAATATTTCACGATACCCGTTGgacgttttttttatatattttgtcaaatttctgCAATTCAATAACGACTTCAATATGTCCAATGACTTAGTAACATCAATAGCAACCAGTTGCGCTGTATGTGCAGCACAACGACAAACTTGTATATTGCCTATTAATACATGTGGTATGGTTTCTAcacattcaattttgtttagaTAATCATCGTTGGTGCACTCTTCGTCGTCATTTTCAATATATTCCTCGgaaacaaatgataaaatattggTTGTTTTAACCATATTTGCTCCGTTGTCAGAAGTAATGGAGAcgatttgatttaaattaataCTATAAATATTAAGCACTTTCACCACCTCAGCTGCAAGATTTTTCGCTCCACTCGACCCTTGTCCTTTCAACTCAATCATTCCCAAGATAACAGATTTTATTTCAGCCGCACTTATATATTGAGCACTAATTCCGAAAATATTTCTTGACATTCGTGTTGCACTGtcaatttttaaagataatagtgTGTTCTTAAGTTTATTTGTTATGTCAGCCCTTATATTATTTGCCACTATTTCTAATGTATTTTTGCAGTTTGCTGTATTTAATGTCATTTTTTTTTCCATCTGCACTTTTAAGACCTTCACAAATTGGATCGACGATATTTCGCATGTTTTGtgaatttaaaacattaaaaggAATGCTATTTTCCGTTATTAATCCAATGTACGATCTTAACAACTGTTTTTTGTtaacttcaatttttattttctttttccgtGTAATTTTATTCGACGAAGTTGTTGATACCGATTCAACATTTTCAAGATTGCACAAATCGATTTTGTGCTGTTTGGTAAGATGCGTTTTTAAATTAGACACTCTATTGTTTTTAAGAGAGTTTTTGCATATATTGCATATGGCTAGACCCTCAGCTACTTTGTTCTGAAAATAATTCCACACTACACTTGGTGCCATAGCTGGTTAGGTCTTTCTCTTGCTGCAGACTTAATACAAATAATCTTAAAAACGACAATGAAAAGTCAAGGAATTGAAAGCAGCAGcgtcaaaatcaaaaatcaaaagcaacaataagtCGAATGCCTCGAACTTCTAATTGCAAGTAAAAGCAAAAGAGCAAAAAGAACAAGACGGCGACTGCCGGTGACTTCCACGAATCGGACGCTTCTTGCTTTTTTCGACTTACGCTGCTGATCGAAAGCAACagcgacaaaaatcaaaagcaacaataagtCGAATGCCTCGTTTTTCGCGACTGTGACTGCCGACGACTGTCAAAAGTTGTCGATAGCTGCTGCGGCAACTTATGTATACGATCGAAAGCTACAGCaaagcagaaagcagaaaaCGAACAACGGCGACTTATgctgatttctgattttcgtAGCTGTTTGATTTTTGTCTATGCTTCGACTGcgacttctgattttttcagAAGCAGTAGCAGAAGCAAAAGCACTTGCATAGTTTTTGCTATTGCTCGCAGTTAAAGTAGCGAATAGCAACAATATCGCGACTTCTGCTAATTCGACTGAAGTTTTTTAAACACTGGTGGCTACCATGGGACAAAGAACATTTGCAGTCAGTTGATTAACAAACAACAACGAAGCAACATCGTGCGCCGCTTGATTGTTTTATGCTACTATTTATGCGCGTACCTATatgtgtttgttcaaaatgaatgacaaatattgttttatgaTTTCCGATGCCGAGGCAAGCCTTATTTTTAAGcatgatttctcgagaacttcacaatttcaactttatcttaaaatttccgcTAACTAGTTTGCTAGTAGAAGTAGTCAACTCCCAATTTACCCCACCAAAGGTAtctgaaattataacattttatttatgttatacatttcaaatggGGCAAAAATATACTAGAGCATAAAAAACATCAACATACCGACTACCTATGTTACCCCGTTGATGTCTGCAGCGCAACTGGcaggaaaatcaattcattatcccacagtgcaaaactaattttttcgcTCTCAATAGCGACTCAAATAAGAGCGTAAGAATACGTGTGCTGAGAGTAACTGCTCATGTGAGTCAAAACGCCCATGTATGGCCTAAACCCACCACACAGCGTATAAccgaagcaaaaattaaaatttttcccagaggtatttcaaacaaaatgaaAGCTAAGCTGAAATTACAGCACTCTGCAACTCGCAAATCCAAATCACCAAAACCAACCAAACACGAGCTCGACGATGCATCTGAATCCACAACAATGGAACTACAACATGAGGAAGTcctatagatatatatgtattacgctAAGCTATTATTGTGTTCTCTCtaagaaaacaatttattacttaatatCATCATTTCTATTAACCCTCTTACCTAAATTGATCACAAATACCCAAAGAGTAGTCACATTACACATAACAACAAACTCTTTTAAATGGAAAAGAGTCTTCAACCTTTCTTTTCTATTAGCATACAGTAACAATCAAACCTATCTCAATTTACCAGTAGCCAGCACATACCCACACATCTCCGAAAGCACAACGAAAGCTCTTAAGCTCCTCCAATGACTCTTAAAATAATGCAATGGCAATATCTGCCATAATTCactctaaaataaaatttatcattAACTCTACCTACATATCCCATGCCACCAGACTGACGTCATCACTGTTGCAAGAAGCTTTTGAACCCACCCGTTTACCTCGTTTAGTTACTGGAGACTTCAACAGTTGGCACAGAAAATGGGGATCTTTCCGTAATAATGCCAGAGGGAACttgatttcaaagtttttagATAACTCTCATTACACCCTACTCAATGACGGCACTGCCACTCACTTCAACACACACAACACTGTTCATAGAGATATGAACATGAAAGTTTTGTAACCTTAAGatagaattatatacatatacaaaattatatttttaacacaactacattaatacataaaaatatacatgtaaacaataaattaaataaaaagtatatacagcccactaaatgtcaagtgcaatggtaagcaacaaaattgtaatatgagacttgctcataaaaatgtgaaaatcattgcacataaaagaaaactcataaattagagtatacataatactaatattaaaatacaaaatatacatactccaaatattaatgcacacaagcaacagataagaaagtatcaagtgtgtgtacgtatgtgtataagtgcgttagatgcactaatctaaaaaactataaaatatcaatgcgttggtatctgaaaaatgcaataaaaatataatacatatttacacatgtgtatgcacactaagcatatacacatatacatatatacatagttaagaaattagaattaagaaatgtattgagggaagaaattttaataaagaaaaccagagtcaaaagtgaactctcACAGTACAGACTTAAGCAATGACTGTCTTAATCTGTACATTTGGTCCTTCGATCCTCTTTTTAAAAAGAATCAAGCAAGTGCAAGTACTAGAAGCctcttaaaagaaaaagagcATTACTTAgccaagtaaaaataaatgtaagccGGAATAGCAAAGACTACccgcatttataaaaattacttttagtaaaagttaaaaaaaaaaaaaaattttaaaagcgtCCTTGTGGctataacaacaagaacagtgcaaaaaaaaaatatatatagtatatacaaaacCATCTATAAAGAAGCAAATATGAAGAATTTGCTAACACGACAGAACGAGTTGGGAGATCTAGCTGCGTTGGAGGAGCAGAAAATCCTGAGCGGAAAAATAAGAAAGGCTTCATGTCTGGAATATATGGATCATATTCAGACTGTTATGAAAGAGTTTACtgcaaatcataataaaataatggttAAGAAGAGTCAAGAAGCTGAGGAATACATTGCGAAGAACTACTTCGAGCATGTAATGCAAACAATGGAGAATTCTATTCAGAATTTAAGAATTCAAAGTACTGCCGAAGGTGTTTCAGCAGTAAGCAGCATGTGGCAAATAGAATCTACGCCACAAACTATTCAGGTCGCACCACCTGAAGCCGCGTCTGGcgttgaaagaaaatatcaacGTCGAGCAAAAATGCTCAAAAGCACGATGGATGAAATACGAAGAAATGCATTGGATTCTCTCGAGCAAATGAGAGAATTCAAAACCAAGcttcaaatacaatttgaaaatgttgaagaatcatattttgaaactcaaaatatcaaattagttGAAACAACTAAAGAATCTATTGAGGAACAAATAGATGTATTTCGTCAAGAATACAAAATCATCATCGAAAGGATAAcggagaaattaaataattataattcaccACAAACAATGTATTCCAATATAAAACTGCAGGAAATTAAAATTCCGATGTTTTACGGTGAAATGAAACAATGGTCGTCATTCCACGATCTTTTTAAAAGTTTGGTGCATGATTCGAAGCACTTTACAGAAGTGGAAGAGGTGTTCCGATTGAAGACATCATTAGGTGGAGAAGCTGGTAGATTAATTCAACATCTAccagtaacagcaacaaattaTGAAGCTGCTTGGCAAATTCTCAAGGAAAGGTATGAGAATAGAAGGCTACAATTTACAGCACAAGTAGACAGACTACTTGATCAACCGACAGCAAATGGAGAAAGTGCACAAAGCATGAAGCAGCTGTTAGATACCACCAAAGAATGCATTTATGCTTTAAAAGGGctaaatctaaatttaaatgacGAACAAGCCATCATACCTCGGATAGTGGTTCGAAAACTAGACAAAGAAAGTTTACGTTTATACgagcaaaacgtaaaaaaaagtagggatatACAAAGCCTAGATGATGTCTTCAGTTTTTTGGAACAGCAATATCAAGCTCTAGAAGCAATACGCGACAGAAAACCAACTAAATGGAACAATCAAAAGCAGCCACAGCGAACACCTACATTTTATACAGCGGCACAAAATAATTGTGTATACTGCAAGGTTCCTGGGCATCAAATTGGTGAATGCAGAAAGTTTCAGACATTGGCTACGATGAATCGAAGAAGATTCATAACAAACAACAAGTTATGCTACATTTGCCTTAATCACGTATATGaaggaaaatgtaataataaaaagaagtgcaataagtgtgaaagaaatcatcataatttattgcacttcaatgaattccaaaaaggaaaaggaggaagtgaagaaaatgtcaCAAAAACATCTTCCACAATGATGACGAAACATTCGGAAATGGCGATACTCTAGCAACAGCACAGATAAGGTGAAGGCAGCAAATGGAGAGTATGTGACATTGCGAGCTCTAATCGATCAAGGATCCCAAAAACTACTATTTCCGAAGAAGCATCTCAAATACTTCATTTaccaagaagaagaagtaacTGAACTACAAAGGTTTAGGAAATACCACAGTGGGAGTgtccaaatttaaaatcaacattaaaaTCAAGCCGAGATTCCTAAGCAACGAGGCGTACAATGTCGAAGCACTAATTTTGCCGAAATTAGCGAGTGCTCAACCAGACGATAACGTTTAAATGGGAtatagaaaaattgaaaaactacaCTTTAGCTGatcccaatttcaataaatcagaTCGAATCGATATTGTCATTGGAAGTGACATATATGCCGACATACTAGAAGAAGGTATATTTAAAAAGGATCGAATACTAAGTCAAGCTACGAAATTGGGCTGGATATTGTCAATACAATTTTAGCAGCGGTTACTACAACATTGGAGAAGTTTTGGGAAATAGAAGACACTACAACTCCAGCAGATACAGCAGATGATGATGAATGcctaagaatttttgaaaaaacaacagtaaGAAATGGAAATAATCGATTTGTCGTCAATCtaccttttaaacaaaaaaaaaagaattaggcGATTCTCGCAAACAAGCTATGGCGAGGTTTCTTAATCTTGAGAAAAGGTTCGCTACAAATAACgagttaaaacaacaatatgtgCAATTTATGAAAGAATATTCAGAAATGGGCCACATGGAAAAagcaagtgaaaataaatgcgGAAAATACTATTTGCCACATCAAGCAGTGATTCGAGAAGACAGTAGAACGACTAAACTACGAGTAGTTTTCGATGCGTctgcaaaaactacaaatggAAGTAGTTTAAATGACATCCTCTTCATAGGACCGAGACTTCAAAGAGATATATTTGGAGACTTTGGCAATATGTATTAACTAGTGATATTGAAAAGATGTTtcgacaaattaaaataacagatAGTGATCAAGATTACCAACGTATATTGTGGAGAGAAACAAAAGGAGAGCCGATAGAAGAATACAAACTACAAACAGTTACATATAGGACAGCATCAGCTCCTTTTTTGGCAATGAGAACTTTACAAGAAACTGCCAAACTATGCGAGCCCCACAACTATTTGCTTTCAAACATCATTAAAATCGACTTCTACATGGACGATTTAATGACAGGAGCAGATTCAATAGATGAATGTAAGGCCATTCAGTATGAAATAtcgaaacaactacaaaaatatggATTTCACTTAAGGAAGTGGATGTCAAACAGTGAAATCATAGCAACAATTCCGGTAAATAACGCGaatgaagtaataaaaatagcagaagGCGAAACAATAAAGACATTGGGTATTCAATGGGATCCTACCAAATACATGTTTTGATTTAATAGGAATCTTTCAACGCAAAAGCTGGTTACAAAAAGACAAGCTTTGTCTGATTTAGCGCGAATTTTCGACCCAATGGGATGGCTTTCACCAACAACCGTTATAGCAATGTTATTTATACAGAAACTTTGGTTGATGAAACTCAACTGGGACGAGTTACTTGACGAGAATTTAACAAAAGAATGGCAAGAGTTTATGCAGCATATACCAGAgataaaacgaataaaaatttctagatggtttgaaactaaaaacaactttaaatttgaACTACATGGATTCGCAGATGCTTCAGAGAAAGCTTATGCAGCAGTTGTATATACTAAAGTTGGATCAGTTATAACAATTGTTGCTGGTAAAACTAAAGTGAatccaattaaaaataagaaaacgttACCAAAACTGGAACTATGCGCGGCTCACCTACTGTTTCCAATGCGAAATGGCAACACGTTGGAACAAAGGACAATCCAGCTGATGTAGCAACCAGAGGGGTACTGGCGAACAAACTAATAGAACACGATCTATGGTGGAAGGGACCAAAATGGTTGCGAGAAGAGGAACATCATtggccaataaagaagattaTTCAAATCGATGCAACGTATGTAACAACTTCAGAGGAATTACATTTCTTGGATAAGgtaatacttaaatattctaGTTTAAGCAAATTAATAAGGGTAGTAGCTTATATTTTGCGATTTGTAAAAAGAATAAGAGGGAAAAAATGCCCTGAATACTTAGTTAAATCTGAAATGAAGGAAGCTGAAGAAATGTTAATAAGATatcagcaaaaattacaatttagagAGGAAATTcagagtttagaaataaaaaagaaattaatcataAAAGTAGCATTGCaagcttaaatccaattttGGATAATAAGGGAATCCTTCGTGTAGGAGGTAGATTGGGTAATTCAAATCTTCAATTTAATCAAAAGCacccaataatattaaataagtcaCATTTGTCATCattgataattgaaaatattcataaaataactttacATGGAGGAAACAAGTTAATGGAATCAATGATTAGAAGGAATTACTGGATTGTTGGATTGAAGAATTCTATAAAAAAGACAATTCGAACTTGTAGTAGATGCGTACGTTACCGCACAGAAGTAGCAAAACAATTAATGGGAAATCTTCCAGAATTCCGAGTATCTATGTCAATTCCATTTACACACGTTGGTATAGACTATGCAGGACCGATTCATATGAAATGTTCAAAAGGACGAGGACAAAAAACATTTAGAGGATATATagctgtatttgtttgtatggcaacaaaTGCTATTCATTTGGAAGCAGTAAGTGATTTAACAACCGAAGCGTTCCTAGCtgctttgaaaagattttttgctAGAAGAGgtaaaagtcaacatatatattCGAACAATGGAACAAATTTTGTCGGAGCTTGTAGAAGATTAGACCGAGATTTTAAAATggcaatcaaaaataattcagcCGTAGCTCCCATATTAGAAGCAGATAAAATTCAATGGCATTTCGGGCCCCCGGCAAGCGATATAGACGTTTTAACGCCTGGCCATTTTTTAATAGGATGTCCAATAATAGATTGTCCTGAAGCAATTAATGATAACCAAATAGGTTCATTAGATAGatggaaattaatacaaaaacttaaaaaagactTTTGGAAACGATGGGAAAGCGAATATGTTGTAATGTTGCAACAACGCATGAAATGGAAAACCAAACAAGCTAATCTCGTACAAGGACAAATAGTTATTATTAAAGATGAAGAAACTCATCCAGCCAAATGGccattaggaaaaattattgaaactcaTCCGGGAAAGGACGGAAATATAAGAGTTGTAactctaaaattacaaaatggcaTACTTAAACGGCCCGTTCACAAATTATGCCCACTGGAGGTAACAAACAGCAGTAGAGCAGAGGAAGCAAATCATGTGACAAGTTTGCTGACTTcgagaataacaaaaaatactgctACCTCAGAACGACCGAGTAAATCAAGCAAATTGATGATGTGGTTCTTAATGATACTCATGCTAGCAACACAAACTAAGTCATTATACATTAATGATACATCTAAATCAGGAGCTTCAGTgactaaactaaaaaataatacagcaatatatttggaaccgATTAGTAAAATGgacataataaattcaaaatggaatttaatagtCTATTACGAATTTGGTACTTATTATGATCGGATGCATAAAATACAAGAATTTATTAACAGACTTGaaaatcaatgcaaaatattgacctattacGAAGATGCCTGCATAATGATTACTGCAACTTTAAATGACAAATATAATAGTCTTAAAGCAAATAAtgaattgtttatgaaaaaacaaaatagaaaaaagcgaGCACCATTCGAATTCGTTGGTTCAATTTACCATATATTATTCGGAATTATGGATGCTGATGACCGAGAAAATATGGAatcaaatattagaaatattttcgacaaccaaaaagatatagcaaaattgtttaaaaggcAGACATCGGTAGTTGATTCcaccataaatatattaaaaaagacaaCAGATGAAGTTAAccttaattttgagaaaatgaatcaacaacttaataaattttataacgaactaATAAAAGATCAAAATGCTGAACGAATGACCTTgatgtttcaaatattaaccattTCAATAGGAATAGTTATGGACGAATGTGAAGAAATCCAAACTTCAATAATTAATCTTCTAATTGACATAAATCATGgtcgcataaatccaaaactatTAAAGCCTTCGCAACTTAATAAAGGAATTGAATTTATTAGAAACAAACCACCACACAAATTAATACTACCTGGAAGACAATCGGGtaacgaattaaaagaaatttataaatcgaTGACTGCTAAAGGTTTAGTTGTTGATTCACGGCTAGTCATAAACCTAGAAATTCCCTTAATATCGCATGAACCGTCAaacgtatataaattaaatccaCTTCCAATAAATTACAAAGGGAATATGATTATTCCAGAAATAAAGgcagaatatttaatatacaagtttgatttgaataaatattcacttataaacCAAGTAGATCTAGATAAATGTTCTACTAACTCAGAGAATCATTACCAATGTCCTGGAAATTTAGCTTGGAAATCAGCGACGGATAATTCATGTGAAGTAGCAGCTTTAAAACAATTAGAAAATGAAGCATGTGATTTCAAACCTTCTACAAATGAAAACGTTtggataaaattatcttctcaaAATCGGTggctttacaaattatttagcaaAGCAATGATATATCTAGAATGTGATAATAATCAACAAATGCATATAGAAATCCCTAGTCAAGGCattatgacaataagagaaggATGCACAGTTCGGCATGAAGGAGTAACTGTAACAGCATCTCATCACATacaatctgaaattaaaaaagaattgctATCCTCTTCTTGGgttaaagatattgaagataTTCCAGAACTACAAATAAAACCTTTTGATTCAACATTAATAAACAATACCAAAGATATCGTACATCTTAAACAACAAATAGAACTcctcaaaacagaaa
It encodes the following:
- the LOC120781740 gene encoding uncharacterized protein LOC120781740, with the protein product MCTTPNSSKTQMENYFFDEEDALLEAYLSQGVQTEGNSTMDVYSKIENLQLPYQRLDTDVLTYWKEKQYTDQELYAISNVCYAVPPTQVSIERAFSALRLVLTDYRNRLSQDVLENILLVKLNPSFLDHAIDTLPLFEDEDE